In a single window of the Papaver somniferum cultivar HN1 chromosome 8, ASM357369v1, whole genome shotgun sequence genome:
- the LOC113302501 gene encoding uncharacterized protein LOC113302501 isoform X1, translating to MKINFGFMVAHSLLAVRLKLKHLKNKSVDLYNEMVELMGDEPAMGTKETTIRMMTEDNESLTPALFNLDDFDDDEHDKSSYTSVGGTTYAWGMGKGIIFGSYTSAPGGMDRAKSGDKRSSSSQPGNNL from the exons ATGAAAATAAATTTCGGCTTTATGGTAGCTCATTCTCTGCTTGCC GTCAGACTAAAGTTGAAGCATTTGAAGAACAAGTCAGTGGATTTGTATAATGAGATGGTTGAATTAATGGGGGATGAACCTGCTATGGGCACTAAGGAAACTACCATTAGAATGATGACCGAAGATAATGAATCTTTGACCCCTGCATTATTTAACTtggatgattttgatgatgacgaacATGATAAAAGTTCATATACGTCAGTAGGAGGAACTACATATGCATGGGGAATGGGTAAAGGAATTATTTTTGGCTCATATACGTCAGCACCAGGAGGAATGGATAGAGCTAAATCAGGTGATAAGCGTTCCTCGTCAAGCCAACCAGGTAACAATCTTTAA
- the LOC113302501 gene encoding uncharacterized protein LOC113302501 isoform X2 — MVLYIVFKRPKNQVRLKLKHLKNKSVDLYNEMVELMGDEPAMGTKETTIRMMTEDNESLTPALFNLDDFDDDEHDKSSYTSVGGTTYAWGMGKGIIFGSYTSAPGGMDRAKSGDKRSSSSQPGNNL; from the exons ATGGTGCTTTACATCGTTTTCAAGAGACCCAAAAAccag GTCAGACTAAAGTTGAAGCATTTGAAGAACAAGTCAGTGGATTTGTATAATGAGATGGTTGAATTAATGGGGGATGAACCTGCTATGGGCACTAAGGAAACTACCATTAGAATGATGACCGAAGATAATGAATCTTTGACCCCTGCATTATTTAACTtggatgattttgatgatgacgaacATGATAAAAGTTCATATACGTCAGTAGGAGGAACTACATATGCATGGGGAATGGGTAAAGGAATTATTTTTGGCTCATATACGTCAGCACCAGGAGGAATGGATAGAGCTAAATCAGGTGATAAGCGTTCCTCGTCAAGCCAACCAGGTAACAATCTTTAA